Proteins encoded in a region of the Bacillus methanolicus genome:
- a CDS encoding Crp/Fnr family transcriptional regulator produces the protein MNNEEITNALSAFDLFRELNDQEIGKIVSVSLSREWKKGSHVFMQGEPLENVYFIHDGKIKIYKTDIHGKEQIIAILKKGDMFPHVGFFRKGEYPAFAEVIEKSTLVVVPISGFENVLIENPKLCIKVFKILGEKIVDLQNRLEELILNNTYEQIIKLLIRLAKEHGANLGNGSFLLKAEFTNKDLANMIGTTRETVSRTLTKMKKENLIEMDVNGDMILTPERLLEEIL, from the coding sequence ATGAACAATGAGGAAATAACAAACGCGCTTTCTGCTTTCGATCTTTTTAGGGAACTAAATGATCAGGAAATAGGAAAAATAGTTTCTGTGTCTTTATCGAGAGAATGGAAAAAAGGCAGCCATGTCTTTATGCAAGGAGAACCACTGGAAAACGTATATTTTATTCATGATGGAAAAATTAAAATTTACAAAACAGATATACATGGAAAAGAACAAATCATCGCAATCCTGAAAAAAGGAGATATGTTTCCACATGTCGGTTTTTTCCGTAAAGGTGAATACCCTGCTTTTGCAGAAGTAATTGAAAAATCAACACTGGTGGTTGTGCCGATATCCGGCTTTGAAAATGTACTTATCGAAAACCCTAAACTATGCATAAAAGTCTTTAAAATTCTTGGTGAAAAAATCGTTGACCTCCAGAACCGGCTCGAAGAACTAATTTTAAATAATACATACGAACAAATCATCAAACTTCTTATCAGGCTTGCAAAAGAACATGGTGCTAATTTAGGTAACGGCAGCTTTTTACTAAAAGCTGAATTCACGAATAAAGACCTGGCAAACATGATTGGTACGACAAGAGAAACTGTAAGCCGTACATTGACCAAAATGAAAAAAGAAAATTTGATCGAAATGGACGTAAACGGAGACATGATTTTAACCCCGGAACGGTTATTAGAAGAAATATTATGA
- a CDS encoding Hsp20/alpha crystallin family protein, with the protein MSSNLPIDPKRNRQEPFGEIMKSMNDFFNEKPVKGFLQTIDEFFKSPFPPSSFHVDVTETDREHIVAAELPGVKKEQIHINVIGNYLTISVNRDETISEQNETTKSFRRRQSIQRTSRTIGFDQPINEKKVKASYKNGLLEIRIPKLKGKKIIIDAE; encoded by the coding sequence ATGTCTTCAAATCTGCCAATCGATCCTAAACGGAACAGACAGGAACCGTTCGGAGAAATAATGAAATCAATGAATGATTTTTTTAACGAAAAGCCTGTCAAAGGTTTCCTGCAAACCATTGATGAATTTTTCAAGTCCCCTTTTCCGCCTTCCTCTTTTCATGTAGATGTAACAGAAACGGACAGAGAACATATCGTGGCAGCCGAATTGCCGGGGGTAAAAAAAGAACAAATTCATATCAATGTAATAGGCAATTATTTAACAATTTCCGTTAACAGGGATGAAACAATATCAGAACAAAATGAAACTACTAAATCATTCCGAAGAAGACAATCTATTCAGCGAACAAGCAGAACGATCGGCTTTGATCAGCCTATTAACGAAAAGAAAGTAAAGGCCTCCTATAAGAACGGATTGTTAGAAATACGGATTCCAAAGCTCAAAGGAAAGAAAATCATAATTGACGCTGAATAG
- a CDS encoding replication-relaxation family protein, whose translation MKIKHLQQIHDLKSYRNACRVVNQLKPYVHETFFEREKVIYLNKEGLELIGSEKEIKKSTQMAHSLLRNEVYIYFGCPYDWQNEYAIEANLRPPSNFEIHCLGVKLNNKKKVVCDAVYKRNGYLHLVEIDNTQSMAENKRKIEAYREVLPHVKENVPILYFFTTTEIRKRKFEELLRGMRYKVHTFEEIK comes from the coding sequence GTGAAGATCAAGCACCTTCAACAAATTCACGATCTTAAAAGTTATCGGAATGCCTGTCGAGTTGTGAATCAGCTAAAGCCATACGTCCATGAAACGTTTTTCGAAAGGGAAAAAGTCATCTATCTAAACAAAGAGGGATTAGAGTTAATTGGTTCCGAAAAAGAGATAAAGAAATCCACTCAAATGGCTCATTCTCTATTACGAAATGAGGTTTATATCTATTTTGGTTGTCCTTATGACTGGCAAAACGAATATGCTATTGAAGCTAATTTAAGACCACCAAGCAACTTTGAAATTCATTGTTTAGGGGTGAAACTTAATAATAAGAAAAAAGTCGTCTGCGACGCTGTATATAAACGAAATGGCTATTTACATTTGGTCGAGATTGATAACACACAAAGCATGGCAGAGAATAAAAGAAAAATCGAAGCATATCGTGAAGTATTGCCGCATGTGAAAGAGAATGTACCGATCCTGTATTTTTTTACCACGACTGAAATAAGGAAGCGGAAGTTTGAGGAATTGTTAAGAGGAATGCGGTATAAAGTGCATACGTTTGAGGAGATAAAATGA
- a CDS encoding FtsK/SpoIIIE domain-containing protein, with the protein MLNSFIKSIFDGYREATKDKRKIGGNNMIEWLAIPLAMAGAAFIPKGKTKDKDKIQKIFEVGKLEVEYEHDGMLKLHVFEHSLPNKWTFDKRLLRPNKWEVPIGMNHKGILYHDFEKYPHLLTGGVTRFGKTVFLKETFHTLLMNQPDNVEFYILDLKGGLEFYKYLSLPQVKSVACDVFEAAEVLNEIVEDLKKREAEFRGKGYTNIVDTPIQKRTFIIVDEGAELAPDILTGTARKYAQYCQSALSEISRIGGGLGLRLLYCTQYPTKQAVPMQVKMNIVARLSFIAAAQVASMVILDEKGAEELPPIPGRAIYKMEKKRIVQVPYIDDKMMFSMMEAKSDVILNSTANRKPVDNDRSTGGCEDQAPSTNSRS; encoded by the coding sequence ATGCTTAATTCTTTTATTAAAAGTATTTTTGATGGATATCGTGAAGCAACGAAAGACAAGAGAAAAATTGGAGGTAACAACATGATCGAATGGTTAGCTATACCCTTAGCTATGGCAGGTGCAGCCTTTATCCCAAAGGGAAAGACGAAAGACAAAGACAAGATCCAAAAAATATTTGAAGTCGGTAAACTAGAAGTGGAATATGAACATGATGGAATGTTGAAATTACATGTCTTTGAACACTCACTCCCAAATAAATGGACTTTCGATAAACGGTTATTGCGTCCCAATAAATGGGAAGTGCCTATAGGAATGAACCATAAAGGAATTCTATATCACGACTTTGAAAAATACCCGCATTTGCTGACAGGCGGTGTAACTCGATTCGGAAAAACCGTTTTCCTGAAAGAAACCTTTCACACATTACTAATGAATCAACCAGATAACGTAGAGTTTTATATTTTGGATTTAAAAGGCGGTTTGGAGTTTTATAAGTATTTATCCCTGCCTCAAGTAAAAAGCGTTGCTTGTGACGTATTTGAAGCAGCAGAAGTATTAAATGAGATTGTTGAGGACTTAAAGAAAAGGGAAGCGGAATTTAGGGGAAAGGGCTATACAAATATAGTTGATACACCTATCCAAAAAAGAACCTTCATCATTGTAGATGAAGGTGCAGAATTAGCCCCAGATATTCTGACTGGAACAGCAAGAAAATACGCTCAATACTGCCAGTCCGCTTTAAGTGAAATCTCTAGAATCGGAGGTGGACTTGGGCTAAGACTTTTATATTGTACCCAATATCCGACAAAACAAGCCGTACCAATGCAGGTAAAAATGAACATTGTTGCCCGATTATCTTTTATCGCTGCAGCACAAGTTGCAAGCATGGTGATCCTCGACGAGAAAGGAGCGGAAGAATTACCGCCAATCCCGGGGCGGGCCATTTACAAAATGGAAAAGAAACGAATTGTGCAAGTACCGTATATCGACGACAAAATGATGTTTAGCATGATGGAGGCGAAATCAGATGTTATCCTCAACTCAACAGCGAATCGAAAGCCTGTTGACAACGATAGATCGACTGGGGGTTGTGAAGATCAAGCACCTTCAACAAATTCACGATCTTAA
- a CDS encoding helix-turn-helix transcriptional regulator, whose amino-acid sequence MRVSKYRREFIQKELGISKNTLTNWCSGHTYPTIDKAFLLADLLGVNIEDLYERVKENKE is encoded by the coding sequence TTGAGGGTATCTAAGTATCGCAGGGAATTCATTCAAAAGGAATTAGGTATTAGTAAAAACACACTTACAAATTGGTGTTCAGGACATACTTATCCAACCATTGACAAAGCATTTCTTTTAGCTGATTTATTGGGAGTAAACATCGAAGACTTGTATGAACGAGTAAAGGAGAATAAAGAATGA
- a CDS encoding N-acetylmuramoyl-L-alanine amidase family protein: MFKISLSAGHAKTTPGKQTPDGSMKEWEFNSAVVKYLMAELANYEDVAVLRLDDPTGQRDIPLQERSDRANAWGANVHIDIHANAYGSTWNDACGIETFVYKKSLKEAYSLAQKVQSNLIKATGLKDRGVKEGDLHMLRETKMTAILVECGFMTNQEEAKLLKSDNYRRIVAGAILAGLVEQYGLKKKAKQEETKVTSYQLNDQEKRMIEELTKLGITDGKNPERTVNQLYLWKVVYGVIKGIREGKIK, from the coding sequence ATGTTCAAAATCTCTTTATCAGCAGGCCACGCTAAAACAACACCCGGAAAACAAACACCGGATGGAAGTATGAAGGAATGGGAATTTAATTCCGCTGTCGTTAAATATTTGATGGCAGAACTAGCAAACTATGAAGATGTAGCGGTTTTGCGATTGGACGATCCAACAGGACAAAGAGATATTCCATTGCAAGAACGTTCGGACCGAGCAAATGCTTGGGGTGCAAATGTTCATATTGATATTCATGCAAATGCGTATGGATCAACCTGGAACGACGCCTGCGGAATTGAAACGTTTGTATACAAGAAAAGCTTGAAAGAAGCTTATTCGCTTGCTCAAAAAGTACAATCTAACTTAATCAAAGCAACAGGGTTGAAAGACCGAGGCGTAAAAGAAGGCGATCTTCACATGCTTCGTGAGACAAAAATGACCGCAATCCTTGTTGAGTGTGGGTTTATGACTAATCAGGAAGAAGCGAAATTGCTAAAATCCGATAATTATAGACGGATTGTTGCCGGTGCAATTTTAGCTGGGTTAGTGGAACAGTACGGATTGAAGAAAAAAGCAAAACAGGAGGAAACAAAAGTGACTAGTTACCAATTAAACGATCAAGAAAAACGAATGATTGAGGAACTGACAAAGTTAGGTATCACTGATGGAAAAAATCCGGAGCGGACAGTGAATCAGCTTTATCTTTGGAAAGTTGTATATGGAGTAATTAAAGGCATTAGAGAAGGAAAAATAAAATAA
- a CDS encoding hemolysin XhlA family protein, with amino-acid sequence MEHRVQKLESDMVDVKTRLAVAESNIKDMREDITAIKSNTTWILRLIVGGFIGALLTFIVQGGMQ; translated from the coding sequence ATGGAACATCGTGTACAGAAACTGGAATCTGATATGGTCGATGTCAAAACGCGGTTGGCTGTAGCTGAATCAAACATCAAAGATATGCGTGAAGATATCACGGCAATCAAAAGCAACACAACGTGGATCTTACGTTTGATCGTTGGTGGTTTTATAGGGGCTCTTTTAACTTTTATTGTTCAAGGAGGGATGCAATGA
- a CDS encoding CD1375 family protein → MAKIYYELIKKGLRTIDDVPLKWRADVQALLDSDTE, encoded by the coding sequence ATGGCGAAAATCTATTACGAATTAATCAAAAAAGGATTACGGACGATTGATGATGTGCCTTTGAAATGGCGAGCTGATGTTCAGGCTTTATTGGATTCTGATACTGAATAG
- a CDS encoding DUF6273 domain-containing protein, producing the protein MPQPITNLPIGAKVKDLNTKYYGKPIIFQIIDKNHPGYPANSVTLLTEKIITLKAIDAKEPANPNVDRSNYGNNRYIHSNIRQWLNKDTSPWYSAQHGYDTPPSDTNVYGNHNEYEAEAGFLSNFSSELKTKLLLTTLTVAKSAVYDGGGSETVQDKIFLLSRTEVGLGDENAVAEGTPFSIFNSNEARKAYPTAEAVSSSEYTAGGLNASQPWQWFLRTPYTATTYSVRCLDSNGGLIADNANVGFRGIRPALNIENTVAVSDTPDVDGAYILLFVDTQISVPQGSIDQKTSADKNNILTYSITTNGTMGTITEKINGTVINTRTSPSN; encoded by the coding sequence GTGCCGCAACCAATAACAAACTTGCCTATTGGGGCAAAGGTAAAGGATTTAAACACAAAATATTACGGTAAACCGATAATCTTTCAAATTATTGATAAAAACCATCCGGGTTATCCGGCTAATTCAGTCACTTTATTGACAGAAAAAATCATTACACTAAAAGCCATTGACGCAAAAGAACCTGCAAATCCGAATGTTGACCGTTCAAACTATGGTAACAATAGATACATTCATTCAAACATCCGACAATGGCTAAATAAAGACACTTCTCCATGGTATTCGGCTCAACACGGTTATGATACTCCACCCAGTGATACAAATGTCTATGGCAACCACAATGAATACGAAGCAGAAGCTGGATTTTTATCAAACTTTTCAAGTGAACTTAAAACAAAGTTACTTCTGACAACTTTAACAGTTGCGAAAAGCGCGGTGTATGATGGCGGTGGAAGCGAAACTGTTCAAGATAAGATATTTCTTCTTTCCAGAACAGAAGTAGGGCTTGGAGACGAAAACGCGGTAGCAGAAGGAACACCGTTTTCTATCTTTAACAGCAATGAAGCAAGGAAGGCATATCCAACAGCGGAAGCAGTTTCAAGCAGCGAATATACAGCCGGCGGCTTAAATGCAAGTCAACCTTGGCAATGGTTTCTAAGAACACCTTATACCGCCACCACTTACAGCGTTAGGTGTTTAGATAGTAATGGTGGACTCATCGCCGACAACGCAAATGTTGGTTTTAGAGGTATTCGGCCCGCACTAAATATAGAAAATACTGTTGCTGTTTCAGACACACCCGATGTAGATGGTGCGTATATTTTGCTTTTTGTTGATACACAAATTTCTGTTCCGCAAGGTTCTATTGATCAAAAAACATCTGCTGACAAAAATAATATTTTGACCTATTCCATTACAACAAACGGAACAATGGGAACGATCACCGAAAAGATTAACGGTACTGTTATAAATACACGAACAAGCCCATCAAACTGA
- the ltrA gene encoding group II intron reverse transcriptase/maturase, translating to MESQESLIDRILDPDNLNKAFKRVKKNKGAAGVDGKDIEATHLYLKEEGYKLVQLIREGKYKPKPVRRVEIPKPNGGKRKLGIPTVTDRIFQQAVVQKLTPIFEKQFSPYSYGFRPNRSAHQAIEQARQYIEDGYNIVVDIDLEKFFDRVQHDKLMSLVAKTITDKPTLKLIRRYLQAGIMENGLVKPNIEGTPQGGPLSPLLSNIMLNELDKELERRGLRFVRYADDCNIFVKSMKAGERVKTGISKFIEKKLKLKVNQEKSAVGKPSARIFLGVSFYRKQNEIRVFVPQQRKERFETKLKKLTNRNWGVSMEERIQKINQLVQGWGNYFKIADIKTYAIKTDSHIRRRLRACRWKEWKKVKTKYRNLLKLGISEEEAWKNANTRKGYWRISNNPIINLALNNRYWQEQGLKSLATVIS from the coding sequence ATGGAATCACAAGAAAGCTTAATTGATAGGATATTAGACCCTGACAACCTGAATAAAGCCTTCAAGAGGGTTAAGAAAAACAAAGGAGCAGCCGGTGTCGATGGGAAAGATATAGAAGCTACTCACCTTTACTTGAAGGAGGAAGGATATAAACTTGTCCAACTCATAAGAGAAGGGAAATACAAACCAAAACCAGTAAGAAGGGTTGAAATTCCAAAGCCTAACGGTGGGAAAAGAAAGCTAGGCATTCCGACCGTCACCGACCGCATTTTCCAACAAGCCGTAGTCCAAAAACTTACGCCCATATTTGAGAAACAGTTTAGTCCCTATAGCTATGGTTTCAGACCAAACAGAAGCGCCCACCAAGCAATTGAGCAGGCAAGACAATATATCGAAGATGGATACAACATTGTGGTAGATATAGACTTAGAAAAATTTTTTGATCGGGTTCAACATGATAAACTCATGTCCTTAGTCGCTAAAACAATCACAGACAAACCAACTTTGAAACTCATTAGAAGATATTTACAAGCTGGGATTATGGAAAATGGCCTGGTAAAGCCGAACATAGAAGGAACCCCGCAAGGAGGACCGTTAAGTCCGCTTTTGAGCAATATCATGTTGAATGAGTTAGATAAGGAATTAGAACGAAGAGGACTTCGGTTTGTCAGATACGCAGACGACTGCAATATCTTCGTCAAAAGCATGAAAGCGGGAGAAAGAGTGAAAACAGGAATTTCTAAGTTTATTGAGAAGAAGCTCAAACTGAAGGTCAATCAGGAGAAAAGCGCAGTGGGAAAGCCGAGTGCACGGATATTCTTAGGAGTAAGTTTCTATCGGAAACAGAATGAGATAAGGGTATTCGTGCCACAGCAAAGAAAGGAAAGGTTTGAAACAAAGTTAAAGAAATTAACCAATCGGAACTGGGGCGTCAGTATGGAAGAACGAATCCAGAAGATAAACCAATTGGTACAAGGCTGGGGGAATTACTTTAAAATTGCAGATATCAAGACATACGCAATTAAAACTGATTCACACATCCGTCGTAGGCTGAGGGCATGCCGATGGAAAGAGTGGAAAAAGGTCAAAACGAAATACCGAAACCTGTTAAAACTCGGTATTTCTGAGGAGGAAGCATGGAAAAACGCTAACACCCGGAAAGGATATTGGCGAATTTCCAACAACCCTATCATTAATCTTGCCTTAAATAATCGATATTGGCAAGAGCAAGGTTTGAAATCCCTCGCAACTGTGATTTCATAA
- the istA gene encoding IS21 family transposase — translation MHVKLDITTDIQIESLVDLPKLKILMENLNMKINKSKLARELNVDRRTIDKYLKGYVPQKKRTRTSKIDEYYGVISLLLSKESKQVFYYKRVLWQYLKDNHGLDCSQSAFRAYISRKPEFQSYFTEGKRTNSVQPVVRFETPPGEQAQFDWKENIKYITKDGEILYVNVGVFLLSYSRFRTFQLSISKSQSVLMSFLMESFEAIGGVPKTIVTDNMKTIMDEARTEYSKGVVNERFDQFTKDCGFELKPCIAGRPNTKGKVETPMKLIDEIHAYQGKFDYEELHEFVQSLCERINQSYHQGTGKIPILAFAQEKNLLLPLPWKQIRDSYKINHTLVKVNPSNMISYKSNQYSVPAEYKGKTVGLQVYDDHIHVYYNTILIAKHRISQLKLNYKEEHYVNALSKGLPHHPNIDELAKKNLLAIHEVYKNE, via the coding sequence ATGCATGTGAAATTGGATATAACAACAGACATTCAAATTGAAAGTCTTGTTGATTTACCAAAACTAAAAATTCTTATGGAGAATCTGAATATGAAAATTAATAAGAGTAAACTGGCACGAGAATTGAACGTGGATAGGAGAACGATTGATAAATATCTGAAAGGCTATGTGCCACAAAAGAAGCGGACAAGGACGTCCAAGATTGATGAATACTACGGTGTTATTTCTCTGTTGCTTTCAAAGGAATCCAAACAAGTCTTCTACTATAAGCGTGTTCTTTGGCAGTATTTAAAAGATAACCATGGTTTGGACTGCTCGCAATCGGCTTTTCGGGCCTACATCTCCCGTAAACCAGAATTCCAATCGTATTTTACCGAAGGCAAACGAACAAATTCAGTTCAACCGGTAGTTCGCTTTGAGACACCTCCTGGCGAACAGGCGCAATTCGATTGGAAAGAGAATATCAAATATATAACAAAAGATGGTGAAATTCTATATGTCAATGTAGGTGTTTTTCTCTTGTCTTATTCACGGTTTCGAACATTTCAATTATCCATCTCTAAGTCGCAAAGCGTGTTGATGTCATTTTTGATGGAGAGTTTTGAAGCGATTGGAGGAGTACCAAAAACAATTGTCACAGACAATATGAAAACGATCATGGATGAAGCAAGAACAGAATATTCAAAAGGTGTCGTAAACGAACGGTTTGATCAATTTACGAAAGACTGTGGATTCGAACTCAAACCTTGTATAGCCGGAAGACCAAACACAAAGGGTAAGGTGGAAACACCTATGAAATTAATAGATGAAATCCATGCGTATCAAGGCAAATTCGATTATGAGGAGCTCCATGAATTTGTACAATCTCTCTGTGAACGCATTAATCAAAGTTATCATCAAGGAACAGGGAAGATTCCTATCCTGGCTTTTGCGCAAGAAAAAAATCTCTTACTGCCCTTACCATGGAAACAAATAAGAGATTCTTATAAAATCAATCATACACTTGTAAAAGTGAATCCTTCCAATATGATTTCGTATAAATCGAATCAATATTCAGTTCCAGCTGAATACAAAGGAAAAACCGTCGGTTTACAAGTTTATGATGACCATATCCATGTTTATTATAACACGATTTTAATCGCCAAACATAGGATTAGTCAATTGAAACTCAACTACAAAGAAGAACATTACGTAAACGCTTTGTCGAAGGGACTGCCGCATCATCCGAATATTGACGAACTAGCGAAAAAGAATCTACTCGCGATTCATGAGGTATATAAAAATGAATAG
- the istB gene encoding IS21-like element helper ATPase IstB produces the protein MNSSYQQLIQNLEYLKLKQMVHHLGETIDFSMNNQLSFVDTLVKLTNYEIDMREKNMINSMVKVGAFPHLKEIKDFDFDFQPSINKQQILDFTSLRFIEDKENIVFLGPSGVGKTHLATAIGIAAAKKRTSTYFIKCNELILQLKKAKMENRLENRLKHYGKYKLLIIDEIGYLPIDKEDAKLFFQLIDLRYEKRSTILTTNANFKVWDEVFQDSKLANAILDRVLHHATVVNIIGDSYRIKNHLEKENE, from the coding sequence ATGAATAGCAGCTACCAACAATTAATCCAAAACTTGGAGTACTTAAAGTTAAAACAAATGGTCCATCACCTTGGCGAAACGATTGATTTTAGCATGAATAACCAGTTATCGTTCGTTGATACGCTCGTAAAATTGACGAATTATGAAATTGATATGCGAGAGAAAAATATGATTAACTCTATGGTTAAGGTGGGGGCTTTTCCCCACCTAAAGGAGATCAAAGATTTCGATTTTGACTTTCAGCCATCGATTAATAAGCAGCAGATTCTCGATTTTACATCATTACGATTTATCGAAGACAAAGAGAATATCGTATTTTTAGGACCGAGTGGTGTTGGAAAAACACACTTAGCCACCGCTATTGGTATTGCAGCAGCCAAAAAGCGAACTAGTACTTATTTTATCAAGTGCAATGAATTGATCTTACAATTGAAGAAAGCAAAAATGGAAAATAGATTAGAAAACCGATTGAAGCACTATGGCAAATACAAGTTATTAATCATTGACGAAATCGGTTATCTTCCAATCGACAAAGAAGATGCTAAGTTGTTCTTTCAGTTGATCGATTTACGGTATGAGAAAAGGAGTACCATCCTCACAACAAACGCCAATTTTAAAGTATGGGATGAGGTATTCCAAGATTCCAAATTAGCAAATGCCATATTAGATCGTGTATTGCATCACGCAACGGTCGTCAATATAATTGGCGATTCCTATCGAATTAAAAATCATTTAGAAAAAGAAAATGAGTAA
- a CDS encoding helix-turn-helix domain-containing protein has translation MKEVGMQIRKIREEKDMTLEELGKKIDLTKGYLSKLERGEKPINLKNLKRIADALDVDVTDLFPNKEKVKNPFTHEEDWVFVVEELKKRGFSAGDIYLKIAQEAIERDKKRD, from the coding sequence ATGAAGGAAGTCGGAATGCAAATTAGAAAAATCAGAGAAGAAAAGGACATGACTTTAGAAGAATTAGGAAAAAAGATTGACCTGACGAAAGGATATCTTTCCAAGCTAGAAAGAGGAGAAAAGCCGATAAATCTGAAAAATCTTAAACGAATCGCTGATGCCTTAGACGTAGATGTTACAGATCTGTTCCCTAATAAAGAAAAAGTGAAAAACCCTTTTACACATGAAGAAGATTGGGTATTTGTGGTTGAAGAATTAAAAAAGAGAGGGTTTTCAGCAGGTGACATTTACCTCAAAATTGCACAAGAAGCAATCGAACGTGACAAAAAGCGTGATTAA
- a CDS encoding site-specific integrase — protein sequence MKGYIRKRGNSWSFTVDIGKDPRTGKRKQKTRSGFKTKKEAQAALAELITNVDKGTYKEPHKRLFKDFSLEYVQNTYKNKVKASTYERTYSLLVNQIIPWFQNVELEKIDQDLIHQFYTEKINEGLSSAYVRRMHEVIKMLLRRAKTRKLITEDIASLIEAPRLEKKEMQTWSIEEVNEFLKYTKHSRYHPVFFLAAYTGMRKGEILALHWDDIDFEKKTITIKKTLYRIKDQYLLTEPKTLNAIRTIYIDDDIVRVLKKQRVKQNLEKLKYGGVYQDQNLVFAQEDGSFVQPSAVNALFLRFIRQMGIKRIRFHDLRHTHATILLQMGVNPKIVAERLGHSSVQITLDTYSHVLPSMKKDLAEQFSKAMKRGQNVVNRE from the coding sequence ATGAAGGGTTACATTCGAAAAAGGGGGAATAGTTGGTCGTTCACAGTTGACATTGGAAAAGATCCGCGGACAGGTAAGAGAAAACAGAAAACACGATCGGGTTTCAAAACCAAAAAAGAGGCCCAAGCTGCACTCGCTGAATTGATTACTAATGTAGATAAAGGAACGTACAAGGAACCACACAAGCGATTATTTAAAGATTTCTCTTTAGAGTATGTCCAAAACACTTATAAGAATAAAGTAAAAGCTTCGACTTATGAGAGAACATATTCGTTATTAGTTAATCAGATTATCCCTTGGTTTCAGAATGTGGAACTTGAAAAGATTGATCAGGACCTTATTCATCAATTCTACACAGAAAAGATAAATGAAGGGTTATCGTCAGCTTACGTTAGAAGAATGCACGAAGTTATCAAAATGCTATTGCGTAGAGCGAAAACAAGAAAATTGATAACAGAAGATATCGCCTCTCTCATTGAAGCGCCAAGATTGGAGAAAAAAGAGATGCAAACGTGGTCTATTGAGGAAGTAAATGAATTCCTCAAATACACGAAACATTCACGTTATCACCCTGTTTTCTTTTTGGCTGCGTATACCGGCATGAGGAAAGGCGAAATTCTTGCTTTGCATTGGGATGATATCGACTTTGAAAAGAAAACTATTACCATCAAAAAAACTCTTTACAGAATTAAAGATCAGTATTTATTAACCGAACCTAAAACACTAAATGCAATACGAACTATTTACATTGATGATGATATCGTAAGAGTATTAAAAAAGCAAAGAGTGAAACAAAATTTAGAAAAATTAAAATATGGCGGTGTATATCAGGATCAAAATTTAGTATTCGCCCAAGAAGACGGAAGTTTTGTACAACCATCAGCCGTGAATGCTCTTTTCCTCCGATTTATTCGACAAATGGGCATAAAAAGAATCAGGTTCCATGATTTACGTCATACACATGCAACGATCCTCCTTCAAATGGGAGTGAATCCAAAAATCGTTGCGGAACGGTTGGGCCACTCCAGTGTTCAAATTACATTAGATACTTATTCGCATGTTTTGCCGTCTATGAAAAAAGATTTAGCCGAACAATTCTCAAAAGCCATGAAACGTGGTCAAAATGTGGTCAATCGTGAATAA